The following proteins are co-located in the Stigmatella aurantiaca genome:
- a CDS encoding ATP-binding response regulator — MSLVLVADDEPAVLEVLSHVVEDLGHDVLCARDGEEAFGLAKIRRPQLVVTDHVMPRLSGLELCRRLRGDEVLKSVPVILLSGVLPHGAPEASAFLHKPFEINDFEALIRQSLAQVPPPPAGAEALPVEQLSHWVAQTLQGPLAVAREQLQRLNGALQVDRQALITLGAQLRSLEFAGRNVQEAARLASGNVMLQRVPVDLTPCLRLAVEACQAERPDLSVRLTVPGEPVVVRYDPERIHQVFDALLANALQRGAGQGEVRVELSVSNTMASVRVRDEGPERKEGEGLGLYIASELARLHGGALSVESHPGKGATFSLLLPRD; from the coding sequence ATGAGTCTCGTCCTGGTTGCGGACGATGAGCCGGCGGTGCTGGAAGTCCTCAGTCACGTAGTGGAAGACCTGGGCCACGACGTGTTGTGCGCCCGGGACGGGGAGGAAGCCTTCGGGCTGGCGAAAATCCGCAGGCCCCAGTTGGTGGTGACGGACCATGTCATGCCTCGGCTGAGCGGGCTGGAGCTGTGCCGGCGGTTGCGCGGGGATGAAGTCCTCAAGAGCGTGCCGGTCATCCTGCTGAGCGGGGTGCTGCCGCACGGGGCGCCCGAGGCCTCCGCGTTTCTCCACAAGCCCTTCGAGATCAACGACTTCGAGGCGCTCATCCGCCAGTCCCTGGCCCAGGTGCCGCCGCCACCGGCGGGGGCGGAAGCCCTGCCCGTGGAACAGCTGAGCCACTGGGTGGCGCAGACGCTCCAGGGCCCGCTGGCGGTGGCGCGCGAACAGCTTCAGCGGCTGAATGGGGCACTCCAGGTGGACCGGCAGGCGCTGATCACGCTGGGCGCGCAGCTGCGCTCGCTGGAGTTCGCCGGCCGGAACGTCCAGGAGGCGGCGCGCCTGGCCTCGGGCAACGTCATGTTGCAGCGGGTGCCGGTGGACCTGACGCCGTGCCTGCGGCTCGCGGTGGAGGCCTGCCAGGCGGAGCGGCCGGACCTGTCCGTGCGCCTCACCGTGCCCGGGGAGCCCGTGGTGGTGCGCTATGATCCCGAGCGCATCCACCAGGTGTTCGACGCGCTGCTGGCCAACGCCCTCCAGCGGGGGGCGGGGCAGGGCGAGGTCCGCGTGGAGCTGAGCGTGTCCAACACCATGGCGTCCGTGCGGGTGCGGGACGAGGGCCCGGAGCGCAAGGAGGGCGAGGGGCTGGGGCTGTACATCGCCTCGGAGCTGGCGCGCCTGCATGGCGGCGCGCTGTCCGTCGAGTCCCACCCCGGCAAGGGGGCCACCTTCAGCCTGCTCTTGCCGAGGGACTGA